The window TTCCCCGTGGCGGGGGGGGAGGGGGGGGGGGGGGGTAGGCACCCTTCCTTTTTCTTTCCTCTCCCCTTGTGGGAGAGGACTAAGGTGAGGGGTGAAACCCTAGCACCGCAATCCGAGCATTACAGCCACATAACCTCAGTTCCCCTTTCTCCCTCTTGACGGGGAGAACAGAAGAGGGGGGTCAACTTGCTACATTACCCCGGCATCTTCGCCAGCGGCGCGATGATATCCTTGTCCGTCACCACATCCACCACCACTGGCTTTCGCTTGGACTCCTCCAGCGCCTGCTCCAGCGCACCCTTAAGCTGCCCCGGCTTATTCACCCGAATCCCCGCCGCGCCCATGGATTGGGCCACCTTGGCGAAGTCGACGTCGTTGAACACCCAAATCTCTTCTTTGTTCCCCGGCGCGCTGCCGTAGGCCCGCTCCACGCCCGCCCGGTCCTGGTTCAGCGACCGGTTGTTGTTGACAACGATGATGGCGTTCAGCCCGCTGCGCACCGCCGTCTCCAGCTCGCCGATGTGGTACCACATGCCGCCGTCACCGGTGAAGCACACCACAGGCCGCTCCGGCGCCGCCGCCTTGGCCCCCAACGCCGCCGGGAACCCCCACCCCAGCGACCCCGCGCATCGAATGAACGTCTGCCCGGGCTGCGTCAGGTCCACCATAGTCCCCGTCCATATCCCCGCATGCCCGGTGTCCGACACCAGCACCGAGTTTCCAGGCAGCCAATTGCTCAACTCGCGGCACAATCGCTCCGGACGAGTCGGCGCATCTTGCGACGTCATCTTCGGCTCCAACTCCTGCCGCCACTGTTTCACTAAGTCCTGCGCCCGCTTGGTCCACGACGGCCTGGATATCGCCTCCGACGCTTCGATGATCTTCCGCAGTGTCTGCCGAGCGTCCCCCATCAGCGACACCACGTTGGGGTAGCTGCGTCCCAACTCTTCAGGATTTATGTCAATCTGGATGACCTTGGTGCCCTTCTTGGGCGTCGTCCACACGTTGGTCGACTGGTCGGAGGTCTGGCTTCCCACGTACAGCACCAGGTCCGCCTCGTACACCACCTGGTTGGCGCACCACCTCGAATACGTCCCCACCACGCCCACCGACAGCGGGTGGTTGTCCGGTATCAAATTCTTACCATTCAGCGCCGTCGCCACAGGCATCGAAAGCATCTCCGCCAGCTTCACCACCTCCGCCGACGCCCCCGAGGCCGTCGCCCCGCCGCCCGCCACCATCACCGGTCGCTGTGCCTGGGCCAGCAGCCGCGCCGCCTGCCGCACCCGCTCCGACTCAGGCTCAGGCCGGAAGGGCGGGTACGAAGCAAAGGTCTCCTCAATGATCACATCATAGTCCGCCTCCACCTCCGTCACTTCCTCCCCCCGTATGCCCGACAGGTCCAGGTGCACCGGCCCGGGCGTCCCGCTCACCGCCTCGCGAAAGGCCTGCCGCAAGTGTGGTGCCAGCTGCTGCGGCGTATCGACGTACACGTTGTACTTGGTCACGGGGTCGTACAGAGGGCGGTGGTCGATTTCCTGATAGTTGTGGTTAGGCCGCTTCGCCATGGGCGCGCGTCCAGATATCGCGATAACCGGCGACGAGGCCAGGTACGCGTCCTGCAAGCCGGACGCCAGGTTGGCCGCCCCCACCGACTGGGCCATCGCCACCCCTGGGCGGTGCGTCACACGAGCATAGGCGTCGGCCATGTACGCCGCGCTCTTCTCCGAATGACACAAGATGCGGCGTATGCCCACCTTCTCCATCTCCACCAGCCCCAGCTTGAGTATGGACGGCACAAAAAACACCGTGCTGACGCCGTACCCCTTAAACGTCTCCGCAATAAACCTCGCCCCCGTCATCTTTGCCATGATTACTCTCCCTATCATCGTCATTTCGAGCCTAATCGAGAAATCCCATCAGCCCGTTATTTTTACAGCCAATATTGCTTGCTTATGTCCATCTGGCCTTTGTTTTTCTTTCCTCTCCCTTGATGGGAGAGGATTAAGGTGAGGGTGAAACCCTAGAGACACGATACTTTATCACCACCGCCTGCCACTATATTCCCTCTCAGGCAAACGCCAGCACCCGACGCGGTGTCTGTTGGATCATCTTATCTATCTGCCCCTCCGTAATCCCCACCCTCTCCATCCTCAGCGTCACATACTTCGTCAGATGCGTAAACCCGTGCCCCCCATACCTTGCCAGCCTCTGCTTGGTGCATATATCGTGCGATATTAGCACCTGGTCCTCAAACCCATGGTCCAGCACCCACTTTATCTGCTCGATACGCTGTAAGTCCGACGGCGTCGGCGCTTCGTTAAACGGGTAGTGAGTATCCTCATGGCCGAACAGGTCCCACTCCAGCACTATCCCCGTCTCCGCCAGCCTCAGCAGCTTGTCGCGATTGTACATTGTGCGGCAGACGTGGCACATAACCGTACGGCTGATGTCCGCCCCCACCGACTTCAGCTCATCGATAATCTGGAACGGTGCCTCCTCGCTGCGCCCCGGGTGGATCGCCAGCGCCGCCCCCGTCTCCGACTGCGCCCTGCCCGCCGCCCGCACCGCCTTCCGCTCGTTGGCCTCCCACGGCCACGAGCAACCAATCTCCCCAATAATCCCTGCCCTCACCCCCGTCGCGCCGACGCCCTTGGTCACGTCGGCCACTATCTCGCGAGTTATCTGGTCCTCGCTGCGCTTGCTCATATCCTTCGGATGGCTGCCCGCGACGTAATACCCCGCCCCCATGACTATGTTCACGCCCGTAGCCTTGGATATGTACACCAGCGCCCCGGGGTCCCGCCCTATGCCAATGCTAGTAGTGTCGACGATGCTCCTGCCTCCCGCCTTGGCAAACCGCGACACCTCTTCCGACGCCGCCTTCTGGTCGAGGAACGTCATATTGTCGAGGCTGGAGCGCCAGTTGTATTGCAGCCACCCCAGGTTGCTCAGCGATATCGGCGCTCTCGCCAGCGCTTTTAACTCCGGCTCCTCAGGTTCGACGAAGTTGGGGCTAAAATCAAACACCAGGTGTTCATGGCTCAGCGTCACCCCTAGCTCCGAAGGCTCTATAAGCCCCAGCACCGTCTGAATCTTTCCTGTCCTTGGCGAGGTCACTTATTTACTCCTGAACGCTCTGTATCCTAGTCCGTTCCCTCAGATCCCTTCCCCCCTTGAGGGGGAAGGTTAGGATGGGGGGTCGGGGCGGAGGGTGGGGTTTCTCATTTCATAATCCGCCACATCACGTCCCAGTCCGGCGCCAACGTCTCCGCACCGCGTTTCGTTATCACGAACCCGTCGAAAATCCTTGGCGCCCGGGTTGCCGGCACCGACGGTATCGTGTCCTTGTGCGGGTGGTACGAGAATACCATCCCCTCCTCCAGCGACGTGTCCTGGCTGCCGTGCGGCATAGCCGTGAAGAATGGCCACTCGATGCCGTCCATCCCCTGCCCGTGGAAATAGTAGTGCCACATAGGCTTGTCGAA is drawn from SAR202 cluster bacterium and contains these coding sequences:
- a CDS encoding aryldialkylphosphatase encodes the protein MTSPRTGKIQTVLGLIEPSELGVTLSHEHLVFDFSPNFVEPEEPELKALARAPISLSNLGWLQYNWRSSLDNMTFLDQKAASEEVSRFAKAGGRSIVDTTSIGIGRDPGALVYISKATGVNIVMGAGYYVAGSHPKDMSKRSEDQITREIVADVTKGVGATGVRAGIIGEIGCSWPWEANERKAVRAAGRAQSETGAALAIHPGRSEEAPFQIIDELKSVGADISRTVMCHVCRTMYNRDKLLRLAETGIVLEWDLFGHEDTHYPFNEAPTPSDLQRIEQIKWVLDHGFEDQVLISHDICTKQRLARYGGHGFTHLTKYVTLRMERVGITEGQIDKMIQQTPRRVLAFA
- a CDS encoding thiamine pyrophosphate-binding protein, producing the protein MTMIGRVIMAKMTGARFIAETFKGYGVSTVFFVPSILKLGLVEMEKVGIRRILCHSEKSAAYMADAYARVTHRPGVAMAQSVGAANLASGLQDAYLASSPVIAISGRAPMAKRPNHNYQEIDHRPLYDPVTKYNVYVDTPQQLAPHLRQAFREAVSGTPGPVHLDLSGIRGEEVTEVEADYDVIIEETFASYPPFRPEPESERVRQAARLLAQAQRPVMVAGGGATASGASAEVVKLAEMLSMPVATALNGKNLIPDNHPLSVGVVGTYSRWCANQVVYEADLVLYVGSQTSDQSTNVWTTPKKGTKVIQIDINPEELGRSYPNVVSLMGDARQTLRKIIEASEAISRPSWTKRAQDLVKQWRQELEPKMTSQDAPTRPERLCRELSNWLPGNSVLVSDTGHAGIWTGTMVDLTQPGQTFIRCAGSLGWGFPAALGAKAAAPERPVVCFTGDGGMWYHIGELETAVRSGLNAIIVVNNNRSLNQDRAGVERAYGSAPGNKEEIWVFNDVDFAKVAQSMGAAGIRVNKPGQLKGALEQALEESKRKPVVVDVVTDKDIIAPLAKMPG